Proteins from a genomic interval of Perognathus longimembris pacificus isolate PPM17 chromosome 14, ASM2315922v1, whole genome shotgun sequence:
- the Tc2n gene encoding tandem C2 domains nuclear protein isoform X2: protein MATEFIKSCCRGCFYGEEKQKIPVERDFKVSVSNGQSAAICVPPLTAVSVKPQVGCTEDYLLSRLPSDGKDVPFVVPKFKLSYIQPRTQGPHPPLEELEVCDLRTSKLPGSPGLSKSMFDLTSSSHRFIQRHDSLSSVPSSSSSRKNSQGSNKSLDTITLSGDERDVGRLNVRLFYNSSVEQIWITVLQCRDLCWPASYGDAPTICVKGILTLPKPVPFKSSAKEASRVIEFMETFVFSIKLQNLQTVRLVFKIQAQTPRKKTIGECSLSLRTLSTQEMDYCLDIIPPSKISVCHAELELGTCFQAINSRIQLQILEAQYLPSSSTPLTLSFFVKVRMFSSGELIYKKKTRLLKACNGKVKWGETMIFPLIQTEKEIVFLVKLYSRSSVRRKHFVGQIWISEDSNNIEAVKQWKETLTNPEKVVIKWHKLNSS from the exons atggcaacAGAATTTATCAAGAGTTGCTGTAGAGGATGTTTCTATGgtgaagaaaagcagaaga TTCCTGTGGAAAGAGACTTCAAAGTATCAGTCTCAAATGGCCAAAGTGCTGCTATTTGTGTCCCTCCACTGACCGCTGTTTCTGTAAAGCCTCAGGTTGGCTGTACTGAGGACTATTTGCTTTCCAGGCTGCCATCTGATGGCAAAGATGTACCATTTGTGGTGCCCAAGTTTAAGTTATCTTATATTCAGCCCAGGACACAAGGACCTCATCCACCTCTGGAAGAACTTGAAG TTTGTGACTTAAGGACCAGCAAACTTCCTGGGTCCCCTGGGCTAAGCAAATCTATGTTTGATCTTACAAGTTCATCTCACAGATTCATCCAG AGACACGATTCACTTTCCAGTGTACCCAGTAGTTCTTCTTCAAGAAAAAACTCTCAGGGGAGTAACAAAAGCCTGG ATACAATTACTCTATCAGGAGATGAAAGAGATGTTGGGAGATTGAATGTGAGATTGTTTTATAATTCTTCAGTAGAACAGATCTGGATCACAGTTCTCCAG TGTAGGGACTTATGCTGGCCTGCTAGTTACGGAGATGCTCCCACCATCTGTGTGAAGGGAATTCTAACACTGCCCAAGCCAGTGCCCTTCAAGTCCTCGGCTAAGGAGGCTTCCCGT gTTATTGAATTTATGGAaacttttgtattttctattaAACTACAAAATTTACAAACTGTAAGACTGGTATTTAAGATTCAAGCCCAGACTCCCAGAAAGAAAACTATTGGAGAATGTTCCCTATCACTCAGAACTCTTAGTACTCAGGAAATGGATTACTGTTTGGATATCATACCACCTTCAAAGATTTCT GTGTGCCATGCAGAACTTGAATTGGGAACTTGCTTTCAGGCAATAAACAGCAGGATTCAGCTACAAATTCTTGAGGCACAGTACCTTCCAAGCTCATCAACACCTCTGACTTTAA GTTTTTTTGTGAAGGTGAGAATGTTTAGCTCAGGAGAACTGATTTATAAGAAGAAGACACGCTTGCTGAAGGCCTGCAATGGGAAAGTGAAGTGGGGCGAGACGATGATTTTCCCACTCatacagacagaaaaagagattGTTTTTCTCGTCAAGCTTTATAGTCGAAGCTCtgtaagaagaaaacattttgtagGGCAG ATCTGGATAAGTGAAGACAGTAACAACATTGAAGCAGTGAAACAATGGAAAGAAACACTTACAAATCCTGAAAAGGTTGTTATCAAGTGGCACAAACTAAATTCATCTTGA
- the Tc2n gene encoding tandem C2 domains nuclear protein isoform X1 yields MATEFIKSCCRGCFYGEEKQKIPVERDFKVSVSNGQSAAICVPPLTAVSVKPQVGCTEDYLLSRLPSDGKDVPFVVPKFKLSYIQPRTQGPHPPLEELEGSARASFGDRKVELSSSSLHGSSYDVYNPFYLYQSISPDLSRRFPPHSEVTRLYGSVCDLRTSKLPGSPGLSKSMFDLTSSSHRFIQRHDSLSSVPSSSSSRKNSQGSNKSLDTITLSGDERDVGRLNVRLFYNSSVEQIWITVLQCRDLCWPASYGDAPTICVKGILTLPKPVPFKSSAKEASRVIEFMETFVFSIKLQNLQTVRLVFKIQAQTPRKKTIGECSLSLRTLSTQEMDYCLDIIPPSKISVCHAELELGTCFQAINSRIQLQILEAQYLPSSSTPLTLSFFVKVRMFSSGELIYKKKTRLLKACNGKVKWGETMIFPLIQTEKEIVFLVKLYSRSSVRRKHFVGQIWISEDSNNIEAVKQWKETLTNPEKVVIKWHKLNSS; encoded by the exons atggcaacAGAATTTATCAAGAGTTGCTGTAGAGGATGTTTCTATGgtgaagaaaagcagaaga TTCCTGTGGAAAGAGACTTCAAAGTATCAGTCTCAAATGGCCAAAGTGCTGCTATTTGTGTCCCTCCACTGACCGCTGTTTCTGTAAAGCCTCAGGTTGGCTGTACTGAGGACTATTTGCTTTCCAGGCTGCCATCTGATGGCAAAGATGTACCATTTGTGGTGCCCAAGTTTAAGTTATCTTATATTCAGCCCAGGACACAAGGACCTCATCCACCTCTGGAAGAACTTGAAG GGTCTGCCAGAGCATCTTTTGGAGACCGAAAGGTAGAACTTTCCAGTTCATCACTGCATGGTTCCAGCTATGATGTGTACAATCCCTTCTACCTGTATCAGAGCATCTCACCTGACTTGAGCCGGAGATTCCCTCCTCATTCAGAAGTGACAAGACTGTATGGGTCAG TTTGTGACTTAAGGACCAGCAAACTTCCTGGGTCCCCTGGGCTAAGCAAATCTATGTTTGATCTTACAAGTTCATCTCACAGATTCATCCAG AGACACGATTCACTTTCCAGTGTACCCAGTAGTTCTTCTTCAAGAAAAAACTCTCAGGGGAGTAACAAAAGCCTGG ATACAATTACTCTATCAGGAGATGAAAGAGATGTTGGGAGATTGAATGTGAGATTGTTTTATAATTCTTCAGTAGAACAGATCTGGATCACAGTTCTCCAG TGTAGGGACTTATGCTGGCCTGCTAGTTACGGAGATGCTCCCACCATCTGTGTGAAGGGAATTCTAACACTGCCCAAGCCAGTGCCCTTCAAGTCCTCGGCTAAGGAGGCTTCCCGT gTTATTGAATTTATGGAaacttttgtattttctattaAACTACAAAATTTACAAACTGTAAGACTGGTATTTAAGATTCAAGCCCAGACTCCCAGAAAGAAAACTATTGGAGAATGTTCCCTATCACTCAGAACTCTTAGTACTCAGGAAATGGATTACTGTTTGGATATCATACCACCTTCAAAGATTTCT GTGTGCCATGCAGAACTTGAATTGGGAACTTGCTTTCAGGCAATAAACAGCAGGATTCAGCTACAAATTCTTGAGGCACAGTACCTTCCAAGCTCATCAACACCTCTGACTTTAA GTTTTTTTGTGAAGGTGAGAATGTTTAGCTCAGGAGAACTGATTTATAAGAAGAAGACACGCTTGCTGAAGGCCTGCAATGGGAAAGTGAAGTGGGGCGAGACGATGATTTTCCCACTCatacagacagaaaaagagattGTTTTTCTCGTCAAGCTTTATAGTCGAAGCTCtgtaagaagaaaacattttgtagGGCAG ATCTGGATAAGTGAAGACAGTAACAACATTGAAGCAGTGAAACAATGGAAAGAAACACTTACAAATCCTGAAAAGGTTGTTATCAAGTGGCACAAACTAAATTCATCTTGA